Proteins encoded within one genomic window of Bacillus sp. 1NLA3E:
- a CDS encoding thiamine diphosphokinase yields the protein MIVNIVGGGPAELLPDLRQYDQENCVWVGVDRGVSILLEKGIIPALGFGDFDSVSEDEWREIERKVKGLKKFLPEKDEPDMELALNWGIEQGASEIRIFGGTGGRLDHFLANVQLLLKPIIQASQTVVMIVDQKNQLFLKQEGIHPIHRMPKKKYISFIPITNVENLSLIGFKYPLTNRHIPLGSTLCISNELNKDSGTFSFTKGILLVIRSCD from the coding sequence ATGATAGTCAATATTGTTGGTGGTGGGCCTGCCGAACTCCTTCCCGATTTGCGTCAGTATGATCAAGAAAACTGCGTTTGGGTCGGTGTTGATAGAGGAGTTTCCATCTTGTTAGAAAAGGGAATTATCCCTGCTCTAGGTTTTGGTGATTTTGACTCTGTTTCGGAGGATGAATGGCGAGAAATAGAGCGGAAAGTAAAGGGTTTGAAAAAATTCCTCCCAGAAAAAGATGAACCTGATATGGAACTAGCTTTGAATTGGGGAATAGAACAAGGTGCAAGTGAAATTCGAATTTTTGGTGGAACAGGTGGGAGATTAGATCATTTCCTTGCTAACGTTCAACTTTTGCTTAAACCAATCATTCAAGCATCTCAGACGGTAGTGATGATTGTTGATCAAAAAAACCAATTGTTTTTGAAGCAGGAAGGGATTCATCCCATCCACCGAATGCCGAAAAAAAAATATATCTCGTTTATCCCGATAACGAATGTAGAAAATCTGTCACTTATCGGTTTCAAATATCCATTAACAAATCGACATATTCCTTTAGGTTCTACATTATGTATTAGTAATGAACTTAATAAGGATAGTGGTACTTTTTCGTTTACAAAAGGCATATTATTGGTGATAAGAAGTTGTGATTAA
- a CDS encoding Asp23/Gls24 family envelope stress response protein — protein MSIELKTKYGQIDISNDVVATIAGGAAIDCYGIVGMSSKQQLKDGLTEILRKENFTRGVIVRQEKEEVHIDMYIIVSYGTKISEVAHNVQSKVKYTLDKTVGLSVDSVNIYVQGVRVTNP, from the coding sequence ATGTCTATTGAACTGAAAACAAAGTACGGGCAAATTGATATTTCTAATGATGTTGTTGCAACGATCGCTGGTGGTGCAGCAATTGACTGCTATGGTATCGTTGGTATGTCTTCAAAACAGCAATTAAAAGACGGTTTGACTGAAATTTTGCGTAAAGAAAATTTTACGCGCGGCGTTATCGTTCGCCAGGAAAAAGAAGAAGTACATATCGATATGTATATTATCGTTAGTTACGGTACTAAAATTTCCGAAGTTGCTCACAACGTACAATCAAAAGTTAAATACACATTGGATAAAACCGTGGGGCTTTCAGTTGACTCGGTTAATATTTATGTACAGGGTGTTCGTGTAACGAACCCGTAG
- the rpmB gene encoding 50S ribosomal protein L28 — MPRKCVVTGKKTTTGNARSHAMNATKRSWGANLQKVRILVDGKPKRVWVSARALKSGKVERV, encoded by the coding sequence ATGCCACGTAAATGTGTTGTAACTGGTAAAAAAACCACTACAGGTAATGCACGATCCCACGCGATGAACGCAACAAAACGTAGCTGGGGTGCTAACCTTCAAAAGGTACGCATTCTTGTTGACGGAAAGCCTAAACGTGTATGGGTTTCAGCAAGAGCGTTAAAGTCTGGTAAAGTAGAACGCGTATAA
- the rpe gene encoding ribulose-phosphate 3-epimerase: protein MVKIAPSILSADFSKLGEEIKDVEMGGADLIHVDVMDGHFVPNITIGPLIVEAIRPVTKLPLDVHLMIENPDQYIEAFAKAGADYLTVHVEACKHLHRTISYIKSLGVKAGVVLNPATPVEMIQHIIEDVDMVLFMTVNPGFGGQAFIPSVLEKVTHLKEMAEAKNHHLEIEVDGGVNEETAKLCIQAGATVLVAGSAVYNKSDRGKAIAALRG from the coding sequence ATGGTAAAAATAGCACCTTCAATATTATCAGCTGATTTTTCAAAATTGGGAGAAGAGATTAAGGATGTAGAAATGGGGGGAGCTGATCTTATCCATGTTGATGTCATGGACGGGCATTTCGTTCCGAATATTACGATAGGACCTCTAATAGTTGAGGCTATTCGTCCTGTTACAAAGCTACCATTGGACGTCCATTTAATGATTGAAAATCCTGATCAATATATCGAAGCATTTGCAAAAGCAGGTGCAGATTACTTAACAGTCCATGTTGAGGCTTGTAAGCATCTTCACCGAACCATTTCTTACATTAAATCACTTGGTGTGAAAGCAGGAGTGGTCTTAAATCCAGCAACACCTGTTGAAATGATTCAACATATTATAGAGGATGTTGATATGGTCTTATTCATGACTGTAAATCCTGGTTTTGGTGGTCAAGCATTTATACCATCTGTCCTTGAAAAGGTTACCCACTTGAAAGAAATGGCAGAAGCAAAAAATCACCATCTTGAAATTGAAGTGGATGGCGGCGTTAATGAAGAAACGGCCAAGCTTTGCATTCAGGCTGGAGCAACTGTGCTTGTGGCAGGCTCTGCTGTCTATAACAAATCAGATAGAGGAAAAGCAATCGCTGCCTTAAGAGGATAA
- the spoVM gene encoding stage V sporulation protein SpoVM, whose amino-acid sequence MRFYTIKLPKFIGGLVRVMLGAFKKG is encoded by the coding sequence ATGAGATTTTATACGATTAAACTGCCGAAGTTTATTGGCGGGCTTGTCCGTGTAATGTTAGGGGCCTTTAAAAAAGGATAA